From one Polyangia bacterium genomic stretch:
- a CDS encoding tetratricopeptide repeat protein: MISASTVARLSALGISLLVCLCVVMTVPAPARAADDATAAARSHYEIGLRLFDARQHDQALLEFRAANDLKPRPAALFMMAQCEYLIGQLKAARTHYEQYAKENPDGEFVELAKDRIESIDKRASTFVINTVPDDVSVRIASETTPSLPPVTGQAPNNFSVPRGRYRITVSKANFLQQSRVVDIDLADTKPLFFKLDPIPARLEIETSPAGATLYVNGNRARNPYRQDVVPGHYELFVEAQDRDSRTVEFTLNPGERLLLTDGQRLQLQYVQRSGRPELIGASAVLLGFVGAAAVAAAIGKQLEDPSVSALLLTGGGALTGTVAGALAGSVLVPTYIPDNRALFIIGAMWIGAAEGAGAGISIEQTAASDDNSDGTCPGCRSALGERLRAAFFGSLPGLALGITSGALLSSHAPTYGRVSLIQSAALGGILAGGLAAVALKWKPYGADWEQQITTRAPEPKSPCATPVGRDPSNQDQYRCPERSILDLTLPSLIGLNVGLGAGLLGAYLPDQDQYGPSWTRVLLVDLATIAGTLGGGIAGCIAVKNCLSGYPTDDARAASAVAALSGGVLGFVIGAVVTRNTDKGMTDPGTTSASGPSATLTLIPAPQPQGGTVPMITAIGTY, translated from the coding sequence TTGATCTCCGCGTCCACCGTCGCGCGCCTGTCCGCTCTCGGCATCAGCCTGCTTGTCTGTCTGTGCGTCGTGATGACAGTGCCCGCGCCGGCGCGCGCCGCCGACGACGCCACCGCCGCCGCGCGCTCGCACTACGAGATCGGACTGCGCTTGTTCGACGCCCGCCAGCACGATCAAGCGCTGCTGGAATTTCGCGCCGCCAACGACCTCAAGCCGCGCCCGGCGGCGCTGTTCATGATGGCCCAGTGCGAATACCTGATCGGCCAGCTCAAGGCGGCGCGCACGCACTACGAACAGTACGCCAAGGAAAATCCCGACGGTGAATTCGTCGAACTGGCCAAGGACCGCATCGAGAGCATCGACAAGCGCGCCTCGACCTTCGTCATCAACACCGTCCCCGACGACGTCAGCGTGCGCATCGCTTCAGAGACCACGCCCAGTCTGCCACCCGTCACCGGCCAGGCGCCGAACAACTTCTCGGTCCCGCGCGGCCGCTACCGCATCACCGTCTCGAAGGCCAACTTCCTGCAGCAGTCGCGGGTGGTGGACATCGATCTGGCCGACACCAAGCCGCTGTTCTTCAAGCTGGACCCCATCCCGGCGCGCCTGGAGATCGAAACCTCGCCGGCCGGCGCCACTCTTTACGTGAACGGCAACCGCGCCCGCAACCCGTATCGCCAGGACGTGGTGCCCGGTCACTATGAACTGTTCGTCGAGGCGCAGGACCGCGATAGCCGGACCGTCGAGTTCACCCTGAACCCGGGCGAGCGCCTGCTGCTCACCGACGGTCAACGCCTGCAGCTGCAATACGTGCAGCGCTCGGGACGGCCCGAGCTGATCGGCGCCTCGGCCGTTTTGTTGGGCTTCGTGGGCGCCGCCGCCGTCGCCGCCGCCATCGGCAAGCAACTGGAAGATCCGTCGGTGTCGGCGCTGCTGCTCACCGGCGGCGGGGCGCTGACCGGCACCGTGGCCGGCGCCCTGGCCGGCAGCGTGTTGGTGCCGACGTACATCCCCGACAACCGCGCGCTGTTCATCATCGGCGCCATGTGGATCGGCGCCGCCGAAGGCGCCGGCGCAGGAATTTCCATCGAACAAACCGCGGCATCCGACGACAACAGTGACGGCACGTGCCCCGGTTGCCGGTCAGCCCTTGGTGAACGGCTGCGCGCCGCTTTCTTCGGCAGCTTGCCGGGCCTGGCGTTGGGGATCACCTCGGGCGCGTTGCTGTCATCGCACGCGCCGACGTACGGACGGGTGTCGTTGATCCAGAGCGCGGCGTTGGGGGGAATCCTGGCTGGCGGGTTGGCGGCGGTGGCGTTGAAGTGGAAACCGTACGGCGCGGATTGGGAACAGCAGATCACCACGCGCGCACCCGAACCAAAGTCCCCATGCGCAACTCCTGTGGGCCGGGATCCGAGCAACCAAGATCAGTATCGCTGCCCCGAGCGCAGCATTCTCGATCTCACGCTGCCCTCGCTGATCGGGTTGAACGTGGGCCTTGGTGCCGGCCTGCTGGGCGCGTACTTGCCCGATCAAGATCAATACGGGCCCAGCTGGACGCGCGTGCTGCTGGTTGATCTGGCCACCATCGCCGGCACGCTGGGCGGTGGGATCGCCGGCTGCATCGCCGTAAAAAATTGCCTCAGCGGATACCCGACCGACGACGCCCGCGCCGCCTCGGCGGTGGCGGCGCTCAGCGGCGGCGTCCTGGGCTTCGTGATCGGCGCGGTGGTCACGCGCAACACCGACAAGGGCATGACCGATCCAGGCACGACCAGCGCGTCCGGCCCCAGCGCCACCCTGACTCTCATTCCCGCGCCGCAACCACAAGGCGGCACGGTCCCGATGATCACGGCAATCGGAACGTATTAG
- a CDS encoding carbamoyltransferase C-terminal domain-containing protein, whose product MNILGLNAFHGDASAALVKDGQLVSAIEEERLNRHKHCAGFPSLASKAVLQHGAVAPSELQHVALSRDPKANLHKKILFALQKRPSFTKMVKSRLANVAKVRGVDEALRAALAPDGDRVTAKFHNVEHHKSHIASAFFVSPFEEAACLSIDGFGDFVSTMRGTGRGLDLNIIDRIEFPHSAGLFYTAVTQFLGFHKYGEEWKMMGLAPYGKPAHVAELRHLIHTLPDGRFELGLDYFQHHTDGVEMSWDEGSPRLGRVFSDKLAELLGPARDPEDPEFFGKWADIAHSAQIVYEEIFFHVLRDLHARTKLTRLSLAGGCALNSVANGKIFEQTPFREVYVQPAAGDDGTAIGAAFYVQHAVLRRPRAFVMEHAYTGPAFDDAAIEMAINKARANGWDAGVSVRRVDDETLYRDVATAIAGGQVVGWFQGGMEFGPRALGDRSIVADPRRADMKQILNTRIKHRETYRPFAPSIIEEKVHDFFERAEPSPFMLMVYKVRPERRARIPAVTHVDDTGRVQTVSAKTNPRYHRLISEFARQTDVPLVLNTSFNEHEPIVATPGEAIACYLKTRMDVLALGNWVLSRAPS is encoded by the coding sequence ATGAATATCCTGGGCCTGAACGCCTTCCACGGAGACGCCTCCGCCGCCCTGGTGAAGGACGGCCAGCTGGTGTCGGCCATCGAAGAAGAACGCCTGAACCGGCACAAACACTGCGCGGGTTTCCCGTCGCTGGCCAGCAAGGCGGTCTTGCAGCACGGCGCGGTCGCTCCGTCCGAGCTGCAGCACGTGGCCCTCTCGCGCGATCCCAAGGCCAACCTGCACAAGAAGATCCTCTTCGCGTTACAAAAGCGGCCGTCGTTCACCAAGATGGTGAAAAGCCGCCTGGCCAACGTGGCCAAAGTGCGCGGCGTCGACGAGGCCCTGCGCGCCGCCCTGGCCCCCGACGGCGATCGGGTGACGGCCAAGTTCCACAACGTCGAGCACCACAAGTCGCACATCGCCAGCGCCTTCTTTGTCTCGCCGTTCGAAGAAGCGGCCTGCCTGTCCATCGATGGATTCGGCGACTTCGTGTCGACCATGCGCGGCACCGGGCGCGGCCTGGATCTGAACATCATCGACCGGATCGAGTTCCCGCACTCGGCCGGGCTTTTTTACACGGCGGTGACGCAGTTCCTGGGCTTTCACAAGTACGGCGAGGAATGGAAGATGATGGGCCTCGCCCCCTACGGCAAGCCCGCCCACGTCGCCGAGCTGCGCCACCTGATCCACACGCTGCCCGACGGGCGCTTCGAGCTGGGCCTGGATTATTTTCAACACCACACCGACGGCGTCGAGATGTCCTGGGACGAAGGCTCGCCGCGTCTCGGCCGGGTGTTCTCCGACAAGCTTGCCGAGCTGCTCGGCCCGGCGCGCGATCCCGAAGATCCGGAGTTCTTCGGCAAGTGGGCGGACATCGCGCACAGCGCGCAGATCGTTTACGAAGAAATTTTCTTCCACGTCCTGAGAGATCTGCACGCCCGCACCAAGCTGACCAGGTTGTCGCTGGCCGGCGGCTGCGCGCTGAACTCGGTGGCCAACGGCAAGATCTTCGAGCAGACGCCCTTTCGCGAGGTCTATGTGCAGCCGGCGGCCGGCGACGACGGCACGGCCATCGGGGCGGCGTTTTATGTCCAGCACGCGGTGCTGCGGCGGCCGCGCGCCTTCGTGATGGAGCACGCGTACACCGGTCCGGCCTTCGACGACGCCGCCATCGAAATGGCGATCAACAAGGCGCGGGCCAACGGCTGGGACGCCGGCGTGTCCGTTCGCCGCGTCGACGACGAGACCTTGTACCGCGACGTCGCCACCGCCATCGCGGGCGGCCAGGTGGTCGGCTGGTTTCAGGGCGGCATGGAGTTCGGGCCGCGGGCGCTGGGCGATCGCTCGATCGTCGCCGACCCGCGCCGCGCCGACATGAAGCAGATCCTGAACACCCGCATCAAACACCGCGAGACCTACCGTCCGTTCGCCCCCAGCATCATCGAAGAAAAAGTGCACGACTTCTTCGAACGGGCAGAGCCGTCGCCGTTCATGTTGATGGTCTACAAGGTGCGACCCGAACGGCGCGCCCGCATCCCCGCCGTCACCCACGTCGACGACACCGGCCGTGTGCAGACCGTCAGCGCCAAGACCAACCCGCGTTATCACCGTTTGATCAGCGAGTTCGCCAGACAGACCGACGTCCCCCTGGTGCTGAACACCAGCTTCAACGAGCACGAACCCATCGTCGCCACGCCCGGCGAGGCCATCGCCTGCTATCTGAAGACCCGGATGGACGTGCTTGCCCTGGGCAACTGGGTCCTGTCCCGAGCGCCTTCATGA
- the asnB gene encoding asparagine synthase (glutamine-hydrolyzing) has product MCGIVGIARFAGKGVAAAEIDAMVATLVHRGPDDCGTFVDGGVGIGMRRLSIIDVSPLGHQPMGNEDGAVQIVYNGEVYNFQELRAELTAAGHRFRSHSDTEVLVHGYEQWGAQALVTRLEGMFAFALVDRTRRRLFLARDRFGIKPLYLRRAGGQLSFASEVRAFAADGQGRPAADARFVGSFLCLGYVPSPATAFAGVTKLEPATVLEVALDSGHETAHRFYELEPERLSGLSDDDLLAMLDQRLSASVTGHLIADVPTGVFLSGGLDSSALTAYAARDGRPPPRTFSVGFAASDRGDETAFAATVARQVGSDNVRIQLGPDALGDLETIVGFLEDPLSDSAVLPLWHLCKGTRAHVTVALSGEGGDEVLGGYPRYFWGWLAASSHLASFAGTSHPSALSRFVPARSKGFGNLLRRGAKLIDSARLPESARYLNWFELFSDEERRALGAPDAEACHARIDGLFSRAHQQGMDPVQRLQYVDFSSMLLDNLLLKADKLSMAHSLEVRVPLLDRRLVELGLGLSPRAKIGARQDKPLLRRLLRRCLPPSITDRPKRGFEIPVDRWLRDPATESLRHRLVTGAAVKRLGLSSTTIAALLTQHLAGQDLGRKLFALLTLEMWATRFC; this is encoded by the coding sequence ATGTGCGGCATCGTGGGCATCGCGCGCTTCGCCGGCAAGGGTGTCGCGGCCGCCGAGATCGACGCCATGGTGGCCACCCTTGTGCACCGCGGTCCGGATGATTGCGGAACATTCGTCGACGGTGGCGTCGGCATCGGGATGCGCCGCCTGTCGATCATCGACGTCAGCCCCCTCGGTCATCAGCCGATGGGGAACGAGGATGGCGCGGTCCAGATTGTCTACAACGGCGAGGTGTACAACTTTCAAGAGCTGCGCGCCGAGCTGACGGCTGCCGGCCACCGGTTCCGCAGCCACAGCGACACCGAGGTGCTGGTGCACGGTTATGAACAATGGGGCGCCCAGGCGCTGGTGACGCGTCTGGAAGGGATGTTCGCTTTTGCTTTGGTCGATCGCACGCGGCGGCGGCTGTTCTTGGCCCGCGATCGCTTCGGGATCAAGCCGCTTTATTTGCGACGCGCCGGCGGCCAGCTTTCGTTCGCCTCCGAAGTGCGGGCCTTCGCCGCTGACGGTCAGGGGCGGCCGGCGGCGGACGCGCGCTTTGTAGGCTCGTTTTTGTGTCTGGGGTATGTGCCCTCGCCGGCCACCGCCTTCGCCGGGGTGACCAAGCTGGAACCGGCCACCGTGCTGGAGGTGGCGCTGGATTCCGGCCACGAGACGGCGCACCGCTTTTATGAGCTCGAGCCCGAACGGCTGTCTGGCCTTTCGGACGACGATTTGCTGGCGATGCTGGATCAGCGGTTAAGCGCGTCAGTGACCGGACATTTGATCGCCGACGTGCCGACCGGCGTGTTCTTGTCGGGCGGCCTCGACTCCAGCGCGCTGACGGCCTACGCCGCGCGCGATGGGCGTCCGCCGCCGCGAACGTTCTCCGTCGGTTTCGCCGCGTCGGATCGCGGCGACGAAACCGCCTTCGCCGCGACGGTGGCGCGCCAGGTGGGCAGCGACAACGTACGCATCCAGCTCGGGCCCGATGCGCTGGGCGATCTGGAAACCATCGTTGGTTTTCTGGAAGACCCGCTGTCCGACAGCGCCGTGTTGCCGCTGTGGCACCTGTGCAAGGGCACGCGCGCCCATGTCACCGTCGCCCTGTCCGGCGAGGGTGGCGACGAAGTGCTGGGCGGATATCCGCGCTATTTCTGGGGCTGGCTGGCGGCATCGTCCCACCTGGCGTCCTTTGCCGGCACGTCGCACCCCTCCGCGCTCAGCCGGTTCGTTCCGGCGCGGTCGAAAGGCTTCGGCAACCTTCTTCGCCGCGGCGCCAAGCTGATCGACTCTGCCCGCCTGCCTGAAAGCGCCCGCTATCTGAACTGGTTCGAACTTTTTTCCGACGAGGAGCGCCGTGCGTTGGGCGCGCCCGACGCCGAGGCGTGCCACGCGCGCATCGATGGGCTTTTCTCGCGCGCCCACCAGCAGGGGATGGATCCGGTGCAGCGGCTGCAGTACGTCGACTTCTCGTCGATGCTGCTCGACAACCTTTTGTTGAAGGCCGACAAGCTGTCGATGGCGCACAGCCTGGAGGTGCGCGTCCCCTTGCTCGACCGCCGCCTGGTCGAGCTGGGCCTGGGCCTCTCGCCGCGCGCCAAGATCGGCGCCCGCCAGGACAAGCCGCTGCTGCGCCGCCTGTTGCGCCGCTGTCTGCCCCCATCGATCACCGATCGCCCCAAACGCGGCTTCGAAATTCCCGTCGACCGCTGGCTGCGCGATCCGGCGACCGAATCTCTTCGCCATCGCCTGGTCACCGGCGCCGCCGTGAAACGCCTGGGCCTGTCGTCGACAACCATCGCTGCGCTGCTGACCCAACACCTGGCCGGCCAGGACCTCGGCCGGAAACTTTTCGCCCTGCTCACACTGGAAATGTGGGCCACGCGTTTCTGTTAA
- a CDS encoding serine/threonine-protein kinase: protein MSTCPTCQTEYPAGVTVCPKDGTATDGPALDMPAAAAEPRATALATAAAPAAATRTPTPESFDPLLGSTLAGRYLIIRRIGEGGMGAVYEAKHTLIGKRIAVKVLLEKFHAKSDFVARLLQEARLASSIGHENIVDVTDFGTTDDGRSFVIMEFLDGEPLAQLVMRDAPLPVERSLRIGRQVASALGAAHAKGIFHRDVKPENVYLVKRGDADFVKVVDFGISKAVKQGGDEGPETYRLTHTGLLLGTPLYMSPEQARGEEDLDHRVDIWALGVLLYECLTGEVPFHANNYLGIISQVLTHQATPPSRLRPELGIPTAVETVVMRAMEKDRSKRYRAMGDLERDLERLLAGDQNVGLPDPSVATQAPLSALETGPSRWHLGLAAIVALVVGLAFALSRSPAEKLHAINAAAVGAPAAPAPASGPTAGGLLPAEAPSIIATHPLAAVAAGARPNSKAARPAQRRGPHPDRKAGGADSPAAEPSESARRGVLPSGSREAYPDQ, encoded by the coding sequence ATGTCCACCTGCCCGACCTGCCAGACCGAATACCCGGCCGGAGTGACGGTGTGCCCGAAGGACGGTACAGCGACGGACGGGCCAGCGCTGGATATGCCAGCGGCGGCGGCGGAACCGCGCGCGACCGCGCTGGCAACCGCCGCGGCGCCGGCCGCGGCAACGCGAACGCCGACGCCGGAGTCATTCGATCCGTTGCTGGGATCGACGCTGGCCGGGCGCTACCTGATCATCCGCCGCATCGGCGAGGGCGGGATGGGTGCGGTCTACGAAGCCAAGCACACCCTCATCGGCAAGCGCATCGCCGTGAAGGTGCTGCTGGAAAAATTCCACGCCAAGAGCGACTTCGTCGCCCGCCTGCTGCAGGAGGCGCGGCTGGCCAGCTCCATCGGCCACGAGAACATCGTCGACGTCACCGACTTTGGCACCACCGACGACGGACGATCGTTCGTGATCATGGAATTTCTCGACGGCGAACCGCTGGCCCAGCTGGTGATGCGCGACGCGCCCCTGCCGGTCGAGCGCAGCCTGCGCATCGGCCGCCAGGTGGCCAGCGCGCTGGGCGCCGCGCATGCCAAAGGAATCTTTCACCGCGACGTCAAACCGGAGAACGTCTACCTGGTCAAACGCGGCGACGCCGACTTCGTGAAGGTGGTGGACTTCGGCATCTCCAAGGCGGTCAAGCAAGGCGGTGATGAAGGACCTGAGACCTATCGTCTGACCCACACCGGCCTCTTGCTGGGGACGCCGCTTTACATGTCGCCCGAGCAGGCGCGCGGCGAAGAAGATCTCGACCACCGCGTGGACATCTGGGCACTGGGCGTATTGCTCTATGAATGCCTGACCGGCGAGGTCCCGTTCCACGCCAACAATTACCTCGGCATCATCTCGCAGGTGCTGACCCACCAGGCCACGCCGCCGTCGCGCCTGCGCCCCGAGCTGGGCATCCCCACCGCGGTGGAGACGGTGGTGATGCGGGCGATGGAAAAAGATCGCAGCAAACGCTATCGGGCCATGGGCGACCTCGAACGCGATCTGGAACGACTGCTGGCCGGCGATCAGAACGTGGGCTTGCCGGATCCTTCGGTGGCGACGCAAGCGCCGCTGTCGGCGCTGGAGACCGGCCCCAGCCGCTGGCACCTGGGCCTGGCGGCGATCGTCGCGCTGGTGGTGGGGCTGGCCTTCGCGCTGTCGCGCTCGCCGGCGGAGAAACTGCACGCCATCAACGCGGCGGCGGTGGGCGCGCCGGCGGCGCCGGCACCAGCGTCCGGACCGACGGCGGGCGGCTTGTTGCCGGCGGAAGCGCCATCGATCATCGCCACTCACCCACTCGCGGCGGTCGCCGCGGGTGCGCGGCCAAACTCCAAGGCAGCACGCCCGGCGCAGCGGCGCGGCCCGCACCCCGATCGCAAGGCGGGCGGCGCCGACAGCCCGGCCGCCGAGCCGTCGGAATCGGCCCGCCGGGGCGTCCTGCCCTCCGGCTCGCGCGAGGCTTATCCCGATCAGTAG
- the argH gene encoding argininosuccinate lyase: MSTEKPGSGGRGARFDGAMDPAAAALNASVDFDRRLLRDDIRGSQAQARMLAAVGLISAADAEAIIAGLDAAAKEFESGARPLNPALEDIHMNVEGRLIELIGEPGRRLHTARSRNDQVATDLKLYARAAAVELAAAIDRTRVALCRRAREHADTLLPGYTHLQRAQAVTLGHHLLAYAEMLGRDRGRLLDGARRAGQSPLGSGALAATGLPIDRARTTKELGFDEPTHNSLDAVSDRDFAAELTFACALIGVHLSRFGEELVLWSTTEFGFVRLGEGYCSGSSLMPQKRNPDIAELLRAKPARVIGDLVALLTISKGLPLAYNKDLQESQEPLYDAVETARLSLSVMPGLVAGLEFNTERMREAAGDPALGATDLAEEMVRRGMPFRTAHEVVGRLVKLAEQRKVSLRALGADELRAVEPSLTPLVLEALDPARAVAARVVTGGPAPTAVRRELDRLEAELTALGFAV, from the coding sequence ATGTCGACGGAAAAGCCCGGCAGCGGTGGACGCGGAGCACGGTTTGACGGCGCGATGGATCCGGCAGCCGCGGCGCTCAACGCGTCGGTGGACTTTGACCGCCGCTTGCTGCGCGACGACATCCGCGGCAGTCAAGCCCAGGCCCGCATGCTGGCCGCGGTCGGATTGATCTCGGCGGCCGACGCCGAGGCGATCATCGCCGGCCTCGACGCAGCGGCGAAAGAATTCGAGAGCGGCGCGCGCCCGCTGAATCCGGCGCTGGAAGACATTCACATGAACGTCGAAGGCCGCCTGATCGAATTGATCGGCGAGCCGGGCCGCCGCTTGCACACCGCGCGCAGCCGCAACGATCAAGTGGCGACTGATCTCAAACTCTACGCCCGCGCCGCCGCCGTTGAATTGGCCGCCGCCATCGATCGCACGCGCGTGGCGCTGTGCCGGCGCGCGCGCGAGCACGCCGACACGCTGTTGCCCGGGTACACGCACCTGCAGCGCGCGCAGGCGGTGACCCTGGGCCACCATCTGCTGGCGTATGCCGAAATGTTGGGGCGCGATCGCGGGCGGCTGCTGGACGGCGCGCGCCGGGCGGGGCAGTCGCCGCTGGGATCGGGCGCGCTGGCGGCGACCGGGTTGCCGATCGATCGCGCGCGCACCACGAAAGAGCTGGGCTTCGACGAGCCCACGCACAACAGCCTGGACGCCGTCTCCGATCGCGACTTTGCCGCCGAGCTGACTTTTGCCTGTGCGCTGATCGGCGTACACCTGTCGCGTTTCGGTGAAGAGCTGGTCCTGTGGTCGACGACGGAGTTCGGGTTCGTGCGGCTTGGCGAAGGTTATTGCTCGGGCAGCTCGCTGATGCCACAGAAACGCAACCCGGACATCGCCGAGCTTCTGCGCGCCAAGCCGGCGCGGGTGATCGGCGATCTGGTGGCGTTGCTGACCATCAGCAAGGGTCTGCCGCTGGCCTACAACAAAGATCTGCAAGAGTCACAGGAGCCGCTTTACGACGCGGTGGAAACCGCCCGACTGTCACTGTCGGTGATGCCCGGGCTGGTGGCCGGCCTGGAATTCAACACCGAGCGCATGCGCGAGGCAGCCGGCGATCCGGCGCTGGGCGCGACCGATCTGGCCGAGGAGATGGTCCGGCGCGGGATGCCTTTTCGAACCGCGCACGAGGTGGTCGGTCGCTTGGTGAAGCTGGCCGAGCAGCGCAAGGTCTCGTTGCGCGCGCTCGGCGCCGACGAGCTACGCGCCGTCGAGCCCAGCTTGACGCCGTTGGTGCTGGAGGCGCTGGATCCGGCGCGCGCTGTCGCCGCGCGGGTCGTCACGGGTGGCCCAGCGCCCACCGCGGTTCGGCGCGAGCTCGATCGGCTGGAAGCAGAGCTGACGGCGCTGGGCTTCGCGGTTTAG
- a CDS encoding MraY family glycosyltransferase yields MRTAFTAFLMSMLCAAALTPLVRTIALRLGVLDHALSSRKIHGRPVPRLGGIAMVISFYVPLLALYFFRSEVGRLFLIEGNQAIGLFVGGIMIALLGVYDDLRGAGAKRKFAVQFAVAGLLYYLGFRIDNLANPFGAPIPLGWVGMPFTLLWMVGVINAMNLIDGLDGLAGGVALVAVTTTFLIALQRGHPLMILFSAALGGSILGFLFYNFNPASIFMGDTGSMFLGFVLAASAIQTNQKSSTAVAVLIPAIALGLPILDTLLAMSRRAVRGRPLFRADKEHIHHRLLALGLSHRQAVLFLYALCVVFGALALMLTYATSGEAAAILVVLGILSFMFLRWLGYIQLEQFMPEQRRRSRALRAAVRPFAERLRRAANIDEVWTSVREVTSVFDAKCVRLDLFSRSNGRTPTPLSFAMGFDEAADAGSTAKLFRARFILVGVKPDDGAVELAWDDGRKELDRDTEIAIELFCDYLAQACDRVREAVVPAAESDSGKNGHRSLVG; encoded by the coding sequence ATGAGAACAGCCTTCACCGCTTTTCTCATGTCCATGCTGTGCGCCGCCGCGCTGACCCCGCTGGTGCGCACCATCGCCCTGCGACTGGGTGTCCTCGACCACGCGCTGTCGTCGCGCAAGATTCACGGACGACCGGTGCCGCGCCTGGGCGGCATCGCCATGGTGATCTCGTTCTACGTTCCCTTGCTGGCGCTGTACTTCTTCCGCAGCGAGGTGGGCCGGCTGTTCTTGATCGAAGGCAACCAGGCCATCGGCCTGTTCGTGGGCGGCATCATGATCGCCTTGCTCGGTGTCTACGACGATCTGCGGGGCGCCGGCGCCAAACGGAAATTCGCCGTGCAGTTCGCGGTGGCCGGGCTGCTTTACTACCTCGGCTTTCGCATCGACAACCTGGCCAACCCGTTCGGAGCGCCGATTCCCCTCGGCTGGGTGGGGATGCCGTTCACGCTCTTGTGGATGGTGGGCGTCATCAATGCCATGAACTTGATCGACGGCCTGGATGGCCTGGCGGGCGGCGTGGCGTTGGTGGCGGTGACCACCACGTTCCTCATCGCCCTGCAGCGCGGGCACCCGCTGATGATCTTGTTCTCGGCGGCGCTGGGCGGATCGATCCTGGGATTTCTGTTTTACAACTTCAACCCGGCGTCGATCTTCATGGGCGACACCGGCAGCATGTTCCTGGGGTTCGTCCTGGCCGCCAGCGCCATCCAGACCAATCAGAAATCGTCGACGGCGGTGGCGGTGCTGATCCCGGCCATTGCTCTCGGCTTGCCGATCTTGGACACGCTCTTGGCCATGAGCCGGCGGGCGGTGCGCGGCCGACCCCTGTTTCGCGCCGACAAAGAACACATTCACCACCGCTTGCTGGCCCTCGGGCTTTCGCACCGGCAAGCGGTGCTGTTTCTGTATGCCTTGTGTGTGGTGTTCGGTGCGCTGGCGTTGATGCTGACCTATGCCACCAGCGGCGAGGCAGCGGCGATCCTGGTCGTGCTGGGCATCCTGTCGTTCATGTTTCTGCGCTGGCTGGGCTACATCCAGCTGGAACAGTTCATGCCCGAACAGCGGCGGCGCAGCCGGGCCCTGCGCGCCGCCGTTCGCCCGTTCGCCGAGCGCCTGCGCCGCGCCGCCAACATCGACGAGGTGTGGACCAGCGTGCGCGAGGTGACGTCTGTGTTCGACGCCAAGTGCGTGCGCCTGGATCTCTTTTCGCGCAGCAACGGGCGGACGCCGACGCCGCTGTCCTTCGCCATGGGCTTTGACGAAGCGGCCGACGCCGGCAGCACGGCGAAGCTGTTTCGCGCCCGGTTCATCCTGGTGGGCGTCAAGCCCGACGACGGCGCGGTGGAGCTGGCCTGGGACGACGGCCGCAAGGAACTGGACCGCGACACCGAGATCGCCATCGAACTTTTCTGCGACTACCTGGCCCAGGCCTGCGATCGGGTGCGCGAGGCGGTGGTGCCGGCGGCCGAGTCGGACAGCGGCAAGAACGGCCATCGTTCGTTGGTCGGATAG